One window of the Dehalococcoidia bacterium genome contains the following:
- the rplB gene encoding 50S ribosomal protein L2 produces the protein MPIKEYKPTSPGRRGMTGSTFEEITKKRPEKSLVSPLKSKGGRNNQGRITVRHRGGGAKRMYRAIDFKRDKRDMPGEVIAIEYDPNRSSRIALVQYTDGERRYILSPVGLKVGDKIIAGEKAEIKVGHCMPLKSIPTGTSVHNIEMCVGKGGQLVRSAGAVAQLMAKEGDYALIRMPSSELRKIRLECYATIGQIGNLDHQHIKIGKAGRKRHMGIRPTVRGSAMTPRDHPHGGGEGRSPIGMPGPKTPWGKPTLGYKTRKNKRTDNMVVRRRNKK, from the coding sequence GTGCCTATTAAAGAATATAAGCCAACGTCGCCTGGACGAAGAGGCATGACGGGCTCTACGTTTGAGGAAATAACTAAAAAGCGCCCGGAAAAATCTTTGGTCAGCCCCCTCAAAAGTAAAGGCGGACGTAATAATCAGGGGAGGATAACAGTTCGTCATCGCGGCGGCGGCGCTAAGCGCATGTACCGTGCTATTGATTTTAAGCGTGATAAGCGCGATATGCCGGGTGAAGTAATAGCTATAGAATATGATCCGAATCGTTCATCGAGAATCGCTCTTGTCCAGTATACTGATGGTGAACGCCGTTATATTCTTTCACCGGTAGGATTGAAAGTGGGCGATAAAATCATAGCGGGCGAAAAAGCGGAGATTAAGGTGGGGCATTGTATGCCTCTTAAGTCCATACCTACCGGCACATCAGTACATAATATCGAGATGTGCGTGGGAAAAGGCGGACAGCTTGTAAGAAGCGCGGGCGCTGTTGCCCAGCTCATGGCCAAAGAGGGTGACTATGCGCTGATACGCATGCCTTCGTCGGAATTGAGAAAGATTCGTTTGGAATGTTATGCTACAATTGGTCAAATAGGCAATTTAGACCATCAGCACATAAAGATCGGGAAGGCGGGCAGGAAGAGACACATGGGAATTCGTCCTACTGTCCGAGGTTCCGCTATGACCCCGAGGGATCACCCTCATGGCGGAGGTGAAGGCAGATCTCCGATTGGTATGCCCGGCCCTAAGACTCCGTGGGGAAAGCCGACGTTAGGGTACAAAACACGGAAGAATAAGCGCACTGACAATATGGTTGTCAGGCGAAGGAATAAGAAATAA
- the rpsS gene encoding 30S ribosomal protein S19, whose product MSRSTKKGPFIEAQLLKKVEALNKSGEKVVIKTWSRASTIVPDMIGHTIAVHDGRRHVPIFITENMVGHKLGEFAFTRTFRGHSGKAEKVTAVKKATQ is encoded by the coding sequence ATGTCACGATCCACTAAGAAAGGTCCGTTTATTGAAGCGCAATTACTTAAGAAGGTAGAAGCGCTTAATAAGTCGGGGGAGAAAGTAGTTATAAAGACTTGGTCGAGAGCCTCGACGATTGTTCCTGACATGATAGGCCATACGATAGCCGTGCATGACGGCAGGAGGCATGTGCCCATATTTATTACAGAGAATATGGTTGGGCATAAGCTCGGAGAGTTCGCTTTCACCCGTACCTTTAGAGGACATTCAGGTAAGGCTGAAAAAGTTACTGCAGTTAAAAAGGCGACGCAATAA
- the rplV gene encoding 50S ribosomal protein L22 — translation MEVKAVSKNIRTSPRKLRLMANMVRGKKVDEALTILKFLPSPSAQSVAKVVKSAAANAENNYEMTPSDLKIINILVDEGRTMKRFRAGPRGRVKPILKRSSHITVIVKEEE, via the coding sequence ATGGAAGTAAAAGCTGTTTCAAAAAACATACGAACATCACCCCGGAAGCTGCGGTTAATGGCAAATATGGTAAGGGGTAAGAAGGTCGACGAGGCTTTGACCATCTTGAAGTTTTTGCCATCGCCGTCGGCACAATCCGTAGCGAAGGTTGTTAAGTCAGCCGCGGCCAACGCAGAGAATAATTATGAGATGACTCCTTCGGATTTAAAAATAATTAATATCTTAGTCGATGAAGGTCGTACTATGAAGCGATTTCGTGCGGGACCTAGAGGTAGGGTAAAACCTATACTGAAACGTTCCAGCCACATAACTGTCATAGTTAAAGAGGAGGAATGA
- the rplP gene encoding 50S ribosomal protein L16: protein MLQPKRVKHRKQSRGRRKGRAMAGNTVAFGEYGLQAQGACFLTARQIEAARRAIIRYVRRGGKLWIRVFPDKPVTSKPAETRQGSGKGAVDHWVCVTKPGRILFEIAGIKEDAAKEAMRLASHKLPIPTRFVRRDADIGE, encoded by the coding sequence ATGTTACAGCCTAAACGAGTTAAACATAGGAAGCAGAGTCGCGGCAGAAGGAAAGGCCGGGCTATGGCGGGGAATACCGTAGCCTTTGGTGAATATGGACTTCAGGCTCAAGGCGCTTGTTTCCTTACAGCGCGGCAGATAGAGGCGGCGAGACGTGCGATAATTCGTTATGTGAGAAGGGGCGGCAAGTTGTGGATTCGCGTATTCCCGGATAAGCCGGTTACCTCAAAACCGGCGGAAACACGTCAGGGAAGCGGTAAAGGAGCTGTTGATCATTGGGTCTGTGTGACCAAGCCTGGAAGAATACTATTTGAAATCGCTGGTATTAAAGAAGACGCGGCGAAAGAAGCAATGCGGTTGGCATCGCATAAGTTGCCTATACCCACAAGATTTGTGCGCAGGGACGCGGATATCGGGGAATAG
- the rpmC gene encoding 50S ribosomal protein L29, giving the protein MKVAEIRTLNTDELKKKLDESYRELFNLRFRLATKQLGNHHELRNVRKKIAKIKTVMRERELQ; this is encoded by the coding sequence TTGAAAGTTGCGGAAATAAGAACTTTAAATACTGATGAACTCAAGAAGAAGCTCGATGAATCATATCGAGAGCTGTTCAACTTGAGATTTCGTCTCGCTACCAAGCAGTTGGGTAATCATCATGAACTGCGGAATGTCAGAAAGAAAATAGCCAAGATAAAGACGGTGATGAGGGAGCGGGAATTACAGTAG
- the rpsQ gene encoding 30S ribosomal protein S17, giving the protein MVTETGKSKKKKTGRVVSNKMEKTVVVVVEYYIPHRLYNKRVRHLSKFKAHDEQNACNIGDVVLIEETRPLSKDKRWRVVEILSKGDSQ; this is encoded by the coding sequence TTGGTTACAGAGACCGGAAAAAGCAAAAAGAAGAAAACAGGGCGCGTTGTTAGCAACAAGATGGAGAAGACCGTCGTTGTTGTTGTAGAGTACTATATACCTCATCGCCTCTATAACAAACGTGTGAGGCATTTAAGCAAATTCAAAGCCCACGATGAACAGAATGCCTGCAATATAGGGGATGTGGTATTGATAGAAGAGACCAGACCTCTTTCGAAAGATAAGCGATGGAGAGTAGTTGAGATACTGTCAAAGGGTGATTCACAATGA
- the rplN gene encoding 50S ribosomal protein L14, whose protein sequence is MIMPQTRLKVADNTGAKSIMCIHIPGGTRKRYARVGDIIVAAVKEAQTGGAVKNHEVVRAVVVRTAKQYRRPDGSYIRFDDNAAVILDDKNNPKGTRIFGPVAHELRQKNFMKILSLAPEVL, encoded by the coding sequence ATGATTATGCCTCAAACCAGGTTAAAAGTTGCGGATAACACCGGTGCTAAGAGCATTATGTGTATACACATACCGGGCGGGACACGCAAGAGATATGCTCGTGTGGGTGACATAATTGTTGCCGCTGTTAAGGAAGCGCAAACGGGAGGCGCCGTGAAGAACCACGAGGTAGTGCGGGCTGTCGTTGTTCGAACTGCGAAACAGTACAGGCGTCCTGATGGCTCCTACATAAGATTCGATGATAACGCTGCGGTGATTCTGGACGACAAGAACAATCCGAAAGGCACCCGCATTTTTGGTCCGGTGGCTCATGAATTGAGGCAGAAGAACTTTATGAAGATTTTATCGCTGGCGCCAGAGGTTCTTTGA
- the rplX gene encoding 50S ribosomal protein L24, whose amino-acid sequence MKIRKEDTVLVIVGKDKGKKGKVRQIMSKNNVLVIEGVNVVKRHMKPRAQARQAGIIEREAPVKISNVMLICPKCGKPVRIQSKILEDGKRVRVCGKCGEVIN is encoded by the coding sequence ATGAAGATTAGAAAAGAAGATACAGTTCTGGTAATAGTCGGGAAAGACAAGGGCAAAAAAGGGAAGGTCCGCCAGATAATGTCTAAAAATAATGTGCTGGTTATTGAAGGTGTTAACGTTGTTAAACGTCATATGAAGCCTAGGGCACAGGCCAGACAGGCTGGTATTATTGAGCGGGAGGCTCCGGTAAAAATTTCTAATGTTATGCTGATATGTCCTAAATGTGGTAAACCGGTTCGTATTCAGTCCAAAATTCTTGAGGATGGCAAGCGGGTTAGGGTATGCGGGAAATGCGGCGAGGTGATTAACTAA
- the rplE gene encoding 50S ribosomal protein L5, with translation MARLKERYQQEILPALMKEFKYTSVMQAPRVVKVVINVGMGEAIQHAQSLDAAQQDIAAISGQHPVITKARKSIASFKLRKGMPIGVMVTLRGKRMYEFLDKLISVALPRIRDFQGLNRKAFDGMGNYTLGLKDQTIFPEISYEKVDKVRGLEICIITTASNDAEGLRLFELMGMPFSR, from the coding sequence ATGGCTCGTTTGAAAGAAAGATACCAGCAGGAAATACTGCCTGCTCTGATGAAAGAATTTAAATATACCAGTGTCATGCAGGCGCCGCGGGTGGTCAAAGTGGTGATTAATGTCGGTATGGGCGAGGCTATACAGCATGCTCAATCTTTGGATGCTGCTCAGCAGGATATCGCGGCGATATCAGGACAACACCCTGTGATAACCAAGGCTCGGAAATCAATAGCCAGCTTCAAGTTGCGCAAGGGTATGCCGATCGGTGTTATGGTCACTTTGCGCGGTAAAAGGATGTATGAATTCCTCGATAAGTTGATTAGTGTAGCCTTGCCGCGCATACGTGATTTCCAGGGGTTGAATAGAAAAGCCTTCGATGGTATGGGGAATTATACACTGGGATTGAAAGATCAGACTATCTTCCCCGAGATTTCATATGAGAAGGTCGATAAGGTCAGGGGATTGGAGATTTGCATTATTACAACTGCAAGTAACGATGCGGAAGGGCTCAGGCTCTTTGAACTTATGGGGATGCCCTTCTCTCGTTGA
- a CDS encoding type Z 30S ribosomal protein S14 encodes MAKVSRIVKARRTPKFQVRQKNRCQLCGRSRGYIRMFGLCRICFRTLALEGKIPGVRKSSW; translated from the coding sequence ATGGCTAAAGTATCGAGAATCGTTAAAGCGCGGAGAACACCGAAATTTCAGGTGAGGCAGAAGAACCGGTGTCAATTGTGCGGCCGGTCGAGGGGATATATACGTATGTTCGGACTGTGTCGTATATGTTTCCGTACGCTGGCGCTTGAAGGGAAGATCCCCGGTGTTAGGAAATCCAGTTGGTGA
- the rpsH gene encoding 30S ribosomal protein S8 codes for MVTDPIADMLTRIRNATMARHDFVLVPLSKVKLAVAKILRDEGFVKDYEVVKGKQQRVIKIYLKYTDKKEPVIEGLQRVSKPGLRIYVSKSEIPRVYGGLGMAILSTPKGIISGKKAWQEGVGGELICFVW; via the coding sequence ATGGTTACAGATCCGATTGCCGACATGTTAACAAGGATTAGAAATGCTACGATGGCGAGACATGACTTCGTGCTTGTGCCGTTGTCTAAGGTGAAACTCGCTGTTGCCAAGATACTGAGGGACGAAGGCTTTGTCAAAGACTATGAGGTGGTCAAAGGCAAGCAGCAGAGGGTGATAAAAATATATCTGAAGTATACGGATAAAAAAGAGCCTGTGATTGAAGGATTGCAAAGGGTTTCTAAGCCTGGCCTAAGGATATATGTTTCCAAATCTGAAATACCGCGTGTTTACGGCGGATTGGGTATGGCGATTTTATCTACGCCAAAAGGAATTATTTCAGGTAAGAAGGCATGGCAAGAGGGTGTAGGTGGGGAGCTTATTTGCTTTGTATGGTAA
- the rplF gene encoding 50S ribosomal protein L6, translating into MSRIGKMPIPVPKGVEVKVSGNEVRVKGPKGELTRSVAPAISVTLDDGVLKVSRSSDEKKVRSLHGLTRSLLANMVIGVSEGYHKDLEIVGVGYRAQASSGGKVSLQLGFSHAKEINPPAGISVVVKEPQRLVVEGIDKEQVGDVAAKIRSMKPPDHYKGKGVRYANEKVRIKPGKAGKAGAKR; encoded by the coding sequence ATGTCTCGCATCGGTAAGATGCCAATACCTGTGCCTAAGGGTGTCGAGGTAAAAGTGAGCGGTAATGAGGTTCGAGTCAAAGGACCGAAAGGTGAGTTGACGCGTTCGGTTGCCCCTGCTATTTCTGTTACTCTGGATGATGGCGTACTTAAAGTATCCAGGTCGTCCGATGAGAAAAAAGTGCGATCGTTGCATGGTTTGACACGCAGCCTGTTGGCCAATATGGTTATCGGGGTCAGTGAGGGATATCACAAAGATCTGGAGATCGTCGGTGTGGGGTATAGGGCCCAGGCTTCTTCGGGAGGAAAGGTCTCATTACAATTGGGCTTTTCTCACGCGAAAGAGATTAACCCCCCGGCGGGGATTTCGGTTGTTGTTAAGGAACCGCAGCGTCTGGTTGTAGAGGGGATTGATAAGGAACAGGTAGGTGATGTGGCGGCCAAGATTCGTAGCATGAAGCCCCCTGATCACTACAAAGGCAAGGGCGTCAGATATGCAAATGAAAAAGTTCGCATCAAACCGGGAAAAGCAGGTAAAGCTGGAGCCAAACGGTAA
- the rplR gene encoding 50S ribosomal protein L18 → MGKDNTKESREIRHKRVRKSVVGTAERPRLCVYRSLTHIYCQLIDDSKGCTLASASTLDSELKSDNKKKTETSASVGKMIAERAAEFGIKKVVFDRGGYKYHGRVKALADAARKAGLEF, encoded by the coding sequence ATGGGTAAAGATAATACAAAAGAATCGCGTGAAATAAGGCATAAACGTGTTCGCAAGTCGGTTGTTGGAACTGCGGAGCGGCCTAGATTATGTGTTTATCGAAGTCTTACTCATATTTATTGTCAACTTATAGATGATAGTAAGGGTTGCACTCTGGCATCGGCATCGACCTTGGACAGCGAGCTTAAGTCTGATAATAAAAAGAAGACTGAAACGTCTGCATCTGTTGGAAAGATGATAGCAGAACGCGCAGCTGAATTTGGTATTAAGAAAGTTGTTTTCGACAGGGGTGGATACAAGTATCATGGCCGAGTGAAGGCTCTAGCTGATGCGGCCAGAAAAGCGGGCTTGGAGTTTTAA
- the rpsE gene encoding 30S ribosomal protein S5: MDDLKQGEALNEKLVHIKRVAKVVKGGRRFSFTALVVVGDGNGKVGEGLGKAKEIPEAIRKGNAVARKRMVKITMKDGTIPYQITGKYCGSKVLLKPASQGTGLIAGGGVRAVLEVAGVKDILTKSLGSENQVNVVRATIKALHQLKTPEEALARRKSLATKEVSVG; the protein is encoded by the coding sequence ATGGATGATTTGAAACAGGGCGAAGCCTTAAATGAGAAGCTTGTACACATAAAAAGGGTTGCCAAGGTTGTTAAGGGAGGAAGGCGTTTCAGCTTTACAGCTCTCGTAGTCGTCGGCGATGGGAATGGAAAGGTTGGCGAGGGGCTGGGTAAGGCCAAAGAAATCCCTGAGGCTATTCGTAAAGGCAATGCGGTTGCGCGAAAACGCATGGTTAAAATAACAATGAAAGACGGGACTATACCGTATCAGATAACTGGAAAATATTGTGGTTCAAAAGTTCTTTTAAAGCCGGCTTCGCAGGGTACCGGTTTGATTGCCGGCGGCGGTGTTCGTGCTGTTCTCGAAGTCGCAGGAGTAAAAGATATCCTTACAAAATCGCTAGGCAGCGAGAACCAAGTTAACGTGGTGCGCGCAACGATAAAAGCGCTTCATCAATTAAAGACTCCTGAAGAGGCGCTTGCCAGGCGCAAGTCCTTAGCGACGAAGGAGGTTTCAGTTGGCTAA
- the rpmD gene encoding 50S ribosomal protein L30 — translation MAKLLVTWVKSGIGFSRDQRDTIRSLGLHRLNQTVEHDDSPSIRGMLLKVRHLVKVEETVEGE, via the coding sequence TTGGCTAAGTTATTGGTTACGTGGGTGAAAAGTGGAATTGGGTTCTCACGTGACCAGAGAGATACTATACGTTCTTTGGGGCTTCATCGCTTGAACCAAACCGTTGAGCACGATGATTCTCCATCAATACGCGGGATGTTACTTAAAGTTAGACATCTTGTTAAAGTGGAGGAAACCGTTGAGGGAGAATGA
- the rplO gene encoding 50S ribosomal protein L15, giving the protein MRENDLRPRQGTKHRKKRIGRGVGSGHGTTACKGTKGQKARAGFSLRPGFEGGQNPLTKRLPEQRGFNNIFRIEYSTINISSLNRFESGQEIKPEDLVEKRLVKSLKKPIKILGNGELEKPVTVRANKFTQMAKRKIESAGGKVEEIGQ; this is encoded by the coding sequence TTGAGGGAGAATGATCTGAGACCCCGACAGGGGACCAAACATAGAAAGAAACGGATTGGCCGCGGAGTCGGGAGCGGTCATGGCACTACAGCATGTAAAGGCACAAAGGGGCAAAAGGCTCGTGCGGGGTTTTCGTTGCGTCCCGGTTTTGAAGGCGGGCAGAACCCTCTGACAAAACGTCTTCCAGAACAGCGCGGATTTAATAATATCTTCAGGATTGAATATTCGACAATAAATATATCAAGCCTCAATCGCTTTGAGTCAGGGCAGGAGATTAAACCGGAAGATTTGGTTGAAAAAAGACTTGTGAAATCTCTAAAGAAACCTATCAAAATACTGGGCAACGGCGAACTTGAGAAACCGGTTACCGTTAGAGCTAACAAATTCACTCAAATGGCTAAGAGGAAGATCGAGTCTGCCGGAGGAAAAGTAGAGGAAATCGGCCAGTGA
- the secY gene encoding preprotein translocase subunit SecY, with translation MLITLGILVLFRFIAHVPVPGADASAMQDFLGGGSSAGSLFGMLDLFSGGLMRNMSIASLGVYPYITATIIMQLMVPVIPRLRELAREGDTGRAKINIYTHWMTVPLAMLQGYSQLILLQRSSSVVTNIGFSGENALPTISMIVAMTAGTMFLVWLGELITEYGIGNGVSLIIFAGIVCTLPQLIGYGTLENDVFGLILFVVLSLVILVTIIIFTEAQRRIPVQYARSLYRGGRVYRQSGGTHIPMRVNSGGMIPIIFAMSFMLMPGIIAGFFVSPDLANPNFANSVVNLFSSEGYFYWILYFFLVVALTFFYTTVIFQQQNLAETLQRQGAFIPGIRPGKATHQYLSKLSNRLTWGGAIFLGLVTISPFIIQKITGISGNLQLPAIGMIIVVGVALDTMRQLEAQLLMRKYEGFLK, from the coding sequence ATGCTGATTACATTGGGCATCTTGGTACTTTTCCGATTCATTGCCCATGTACCTGTGCCCGGAGCGGATGCCTCCGCGATGCAGGATTTTTTGGGTGGAGGCAGCAGCGCTGGGTCTCTGTTCGGAATGCTGGATTTATTCAGCGGCGGTCTCATGCGAAACATGAGCATCGCTTCGTTAGGGGTTTATCCTTATATTACGGCTACAATTATAATGCAGCTTATGGTTCCCGTAATCCCAAGGCTACGGGAGCTGGCCCGCGAAGGAGATACCGGCAGGGCAAAGATCAATATCTATACACACTGGATGACTGTTCCGCTGGCTATGCTTCAGGGCTATAGTCAACTAATTTTGCTGCAGAGGTCTTCTTCAGTTGTAACTAATATCGGTTTCTCCGGAGAAAACGCGCTTCCTACTATTTCAATGATTGTGGCGATGACTGCCGGCACTATGTTTCTTGTATGGTTAGGGGAGTTGATCACAGAATATGGGATAGGCAACGGCGTATCTCTGATAATATTTGCTGGAATTGTTTGTACTCTACCTCAATTAATAGGCTACGGGACTCTTGAGAATGATGTGTTTGGCTTGATCCTATTTGTGGTATTATCCTTGGTGATTTTAGTTACTATTATAATTTTTACAGAGGCACAACGCCGCATTCCGGTTCAATATGCTAGGAGCCTATACCGCGGCGGCAGGGTTTACCGCCAATCCGGTGGCACTCACATACCCATGCGCGTAAATTCTGGGGGCATGATACCGATAATCTTTGCTATGTCTTTTATGTTAATGCCTGGCATCATTGCCGGCTTTTTTGTCAGTCCTGATCTTGCAAATCCCAATTTTGCTAATTCGGTGGTTAATTTATTTTCCAGTGAAGGTTATTTCTATTGGATATTGTATTTCTTCTTAGTAGTTGCGTTGACGTTTTTCTATACTACGGTAATATTTCAACAGCAGAATTTGGCTGAGACATTGCAGAGGCAGGGCGCCTTTATTCCAGGTATCCGGCCGGGAAAAGCTACACATCAATATTTATCTAAGTTAAGCAATCGCCTCACATGGGGTGGGGCTATATTCCTGGGGCTTGTTACGATTTCGCCATTTATAATACAAAAAATTACTGGAATTTCTGGGAATTTGCAGCTTCCGGCTATCGGCATGATAATAGTTGTCGGCGTGGCGCTGGATACCATGAGACAGCTGGAAGCGCAGCTTCTGATGAGGAAGTACGAAGGTTTTCTGAAATAG
- a CDS encoding adenylate kinase, translated as MRLILLGAPGSGKGTQAKNIAEKVGITHVASGDLFRAAATRGDELGNQAKHYMEQGLLVPDEITIKMILERIDAPDCSKGVMLDGFPRTLEQAKALDQALGDKKLKIDRVFYINVSTDELVRRLSGRFICRKCQAPYHKVSSPPKKEGVCDKCGGELYQRADDTPETVRKRIDVYTKETSPLIDYYNKAKKLVEIDGEGNIDSITKNIIAALP; from the coding sequence GTGAGATTGATACTTTTAGGCGCTCCCGGATCAGGGAAAGGCACGCAGGCGAAGAATATCGCCGAGAAAGTCGGCATAACACATGTGGCTTCAGGGGATTTGTTCCGAGCTGCGGCAACCCGAGGGGATGAGTTAGGGAATCAGGCTAAGCATTATATGGAGCAGGGCCTCCTGGTTCCAGATGAGATTACTATTAAAATGATATTGGAACGCATAGATGCTCCTGATTGTTCGAAAGGTGTCATGCTGGATGGTTTTCCAAGGACGCTGGAGCAGGCTAAAGCGTTGGACCAGGCGCTGGGAGATAAGAAGTTAAAAATCGATCGTGTTTTCTATATTAACGTTTCCACCGATGAACTGGTACGACGGTTAAGCGGACGTTTTATCTGTCGTAAGTGTCAGGCGCCGTATCATAAGGTATCATCGCCGCCAAAGAAAGAAGGCGTATGTGATAAATGCGGTGGTGAGTTGTATCAACGTGCTGATGATACGCCGGAGACTGTCAGGAAAAGGATTGATGTTTATACAAAGGAGACATCACCGTTGATTGATTATTATAACAAGGCAAAGAAGCTTGTTGAGATAGACGGAGAGGGTAATATAGATAGTATTACTAAAAACATCATCGCAGCGCTTCCGTAG
- the map gene encoding type I methionyl aminopeptidase translates to MGIEIKSTREIELMRKAGEIVAIVLDILKKRIKPGIITEELDTIAIEELNRHGAKSSFKGYRGYPAHLCVSVNDELVHGIPGKRVLKEGDIVTIDFGAVYNGFHGDAARTIAVGEISDTAKKLIDTTDNALMVGIESARNGARLGDVSYAIQSFVEANGFSVVREYAGHGIGRQMHEDPQIPNYGKPGQGPVLKKGMALALEPMVTQGDWHTKVGRDEWTVSTMDGSLCAHFEDTIVVTEGKAEILTALV, encoded by the coding sequence ATGGGAATAGAGATTAAGTCGACCCGCGAGATTGAACTTATGAGGAAAGCGGGGGAAATAGTAGCCATCGTTCTGGATATATTGAAGAAGAGAATCAAACCTGGTATTATCACTGAGGAGTTAGACACAATAGCAATAGAAGAATTGAATAGACATGGCGCTAAGTCCTCTTTCAAAGGGTACAGAGGATATCCGGCGCATTTGTGTGTTTCTGTAAATGATGAACTCGTTCACGGTATACCCGGGAAGCGTGTTCTTAAAGAAGGAGATATTGTCACAATTGATTTTGGTGCCGTTTATAATGGCTTTCACGGAGATGCCGCTCGTACAATAGCAGTAGGCGAAATTAGTGACACAGCTAAGAAGTTGATAGATACGACTGATAATGCTTTGATGGTGGGGATTGAAAGCGCGAGAAACGGCGCTCGTCTTGGAGATGTATCTTATGCGATACAGTCTTTTGTTGAGGCTAACGGTTTCTCAGTAGTGCGTGAGTATGCGGGGCATGGTATCGGCCGACAAATGCATGAAGATCCACAAATACCGAATTATGGGAAACCAGGACAGGGGCCTGTGTTAAAAAAGGGTATGGCGCTTGCCTTGGAGCCGATGGTTACCCAAGGCGATTGGCATACTAAAGTAGGCAGAGACGAGTGGACGGTTTCTACTATGGATGGCAGTCTATGCGCTCATTTCGAGGATACGATTGTAGTAACTGAGGGGAAAGCAGAAATATTAACGGCGTTGGTTTAG
- the infA gene encoding translation initiation factor IF-1, which translates to MSKKESIEVEGTVVKSLPNTMFRVELANGHQVLAHISGKMRIHYIKILAGDKVLVELSPYDLTRGRITYRFR; encoded by the coding sequence ATGTCTAAGAAGGAAAGTATTGAAGTTGAAGGAACAGTTGTTAAGTCTTTGCCTAACACGATGTTCCGCGTCGAATTGGCCAATGGTCATCAGGTGCTAGCGCATATTTCCGGTAAAATGAGGATTCATTATATAAAAATATTGGCAGGAGACAAGGTTTTAGTTGAATTATCGCCTTATGATCTAACAAGAGGTCGTATCACATATAGATTTCGGTAG
- the rpmJ gene encoding 50S ribosomal protein L36 gives MKVKASVKSRCEKCKVIKRRGIVRVICENPRHKQRQG, from the coding sequence ATGAAAGTCAAAGCATCGGTTAAATCGCGTTGCGAAAAATGTAAGGTAATAAAAAGACGGGGAATAGTCAGAGTGATCTGTGAAAATCCCAGGCATAAGCAAAGGCAAGGGTAA
- the rpsM gene encoding 30S ribosomal protein S13: protein MARLAGVDLPKNKRVEIGLRYIYGIGPTASRVILEKAKVDPNTKVSDLTEGEVGQIREIIEREYEVEGELRRKVNRNIKRLIEIGSYRGIRHRRGLPVRGQRTKTNARTKRGARKTVAGRRRTVSKK, encoded by the coding sequence ATGGCACGATTAGCAGGGGTAGATCTTCCCAAGAACAAAAGGGTCGAGATAGGTTTGCGTTATATATACGGTATAGGACCTACCGCAAGCAGGGTGATCCTTGAAAAGGCAAAGGTAGATCCCAATACCAAGGTCAGCGATCTCACCGAGGGAGAGGTCGGTCAGATTCGCGAGATCATTGAAAGAGAGTATGAAGTAGAAGGTGAACTGAGGCGAAAGGTCAATCGCAATATTAAACGCCTGATCGAGATTGGTAGCTATCGTGGTATACGCCATAGGCGCGGGCTTCCGGTACGCGGACAGCGCACCAAGACCAATGCTCGCACGAAGAGGGGCGCACGTAAGACGGTTGCCGGCCGCAGACGGACTGTATCTAAGAAATAG